A genomic segment from Sphingopyxis sp. DBS4 encodes:
- a CDS encoding tryptophan 2,3-dioxygenase family protein, translating into MLDKEDIHRRIETPEMKDYGVYLAVDRLLACQKPLADLCTPDELQFQIVHQVEELWMKLMAFTFAEIDGHMAAGETMRVLSLFDRVNRIMRLMTDQLGLLETMSPFDYQAIRLQLGNGSGQESPGFQLLLTLPQSLWTRYKAVYLDAAGRTVVDVYDTGYRHDEAYMVAEAMVEYDELFQLFRAHHIQLIHRSIGMGSKSLKGRPVELLNAGMRHRFFPELWDVRCEMTDRWGARYGVKRDSISGASAAGHGSGL; encoded by the coding sequence ATGCTCGACAAAGAAGATATTCATCGCCGCATCGAAACGCCTGAGATGAAGGATTATGGCGTCTACCTTGCGGTCGACCGCCTGCTCGCGTGCCAGAAGCCGCTCGCCGACCTCTGCACCCCCGACGAATTGCAGTTCCAGATCGTCCATCAGGTCGAGGAATTGTGGATGAAGCTGATGGCCTTCACCTTCGCCGAGATCGACGGCCATATGGCGGCGGGCGAGACGATGCGCGTCCTCTCGCTGTTCGACCGCGTCAATCGCATCATGCGGCTGATGACCGATCAGCTCGGCCTGCTCGAGACGATGAGTCCCTTCGACTATCAGGCGATCCGCCTCCAGCTGGGCAACGGGTCGGGGCAGGAAAGCCCCGGCTTCCAGCTTCTCCTCACCCTGCCTCAGTCGCTCTGGACGCGCTACAAGGCGGTCTATCTCGACGCCGCGGGGCGCACGGTGGTCGACGTCTACGACACCGGATACCGCCACGACGAAGCCTATATGGTCGCCGAGGCGATGGTCGAATATGACGAACTGTTCCAGCTTTTCCGCGCCCACCATATCCAGCTCATCCACCGTTCGATCGGCATGGGATCGAAGTCGCTGAAGGGGCGACCGGTCGAATTGCTCAACGCCGGGATGCGCCACCGCTTCTTCCCCGAGCTGTGGGACGTCCGCTGCGAGATGACCGACCGCTGGGGTGCCCGATATGGCGTCAAGCGCGACAGCATCAGCGGCGCTTCGGCGGCCGGGCACGGCAGCGGGCTGTGA
- a CDS encoding amidase, translating to MSFADYGRYDALGLAELVAKGEVTALELVDTAIARIQALNPRLNAVIFTDFDGARERAKGPLPDGPFKGVPFLLKDILGDLAGWPTRNGSRLSPPVPMPFTATLVQRFLAGGLVPLGKTNVPEFGLVATTESKLYGPARNPWNPEHSTGGSSGGSGAAVASGMVPVAHANDGGGSIRIPASCNGLVGLKPTRARNPLGPMLGDVMGGLAAEHIVSRSVRDTAAMLDVTAGPELGDPYSAPPAPPSWRRAAEAPCPALRIAFARTAPGGRALDAQAVAAVDHAAKLCESLGHHVEEASPPVDNDAMVPAFLAIWSSGAAMQIDGLAAMTGQVPGPDTLEGLTRGLYAMGKGISAPQLWGAIFQLQQMARAVAAWHADYDVWLTPTLGAPPPPNGSFPLDSDDIAVGFGAMTDYVPFTAIQNATGQPAINLPLWWTPDGLPMGTQFVGRVGEEALLLQLATQLEAAQPWFDRRPVL from the coding sequence ATGAGCTTTGCCGACTATGGCCGTTACGACGCGCTCGGCCTCGCTGAACTCGTCGCGAAGGGTGAGGTAACGGCGCTCGAACTCGTCGACACCGCGATCGCGCGGATCCAGGCGCTGAACCCGCGTCTCAACGCGGTGATCTTCACGGACTTCGACGGTGCGCGCGAGCGGGCGAAGGGGCCTCTGCCCGACGGGCCGTTCAAGGGCGTGCCCTTCCTGCTCAAGGATATATTGGGCGACCTCGCGGGCTGGCCGACGCGCAATGGTTCGCGCCTCTCGCCGCCGGTGCCGATGCCCTTCACCGCGACGCTGGTGCAGCGCTTCCTCGCCGGCGGACTGGTGCCGCTCGGCAAGACCAACGTTCCCGAATTCGGCCTCGTCGCGACGACCGAGAGCAAGCTTTATGGCCCCGCGCGCAATCCGTGGAACCCGGAGCATTCGACCGGCGGTTCGTCGGGCGGGTCGGGCGCCGCGGTGGCGAGCGGGATGGTGCCCGTCGCCCACGCCAACGATGGCGGCGGCTCGATCCGCATTCCGGCGAGTTGCAACGGGCTCGTCGGATTGAAGCCGACGCGGGCGCGCAATCCGCTGGGGCCGATGCTCGGCGACGTGATGGGCGGGCTCGCGGCCGAGCATATCGTCAGCCGTTCGGTGCGCGACACCGCCGCGATGCTCGACGTCACCGCCGGCCCCGAGCTCGGCGATCCCTATTCGGCACCGCCCGCACCGCCGAGCTGGCGCCGCGCCGCCGAGGCGCCGTGCCCGGCGCTGCGCATCGCCTTCGCCCGCACCGCGCCCGGCGGCCGCGCGCTTGATGCACAGGCGGTCGCAGCGGTAGACCATGCCGCGAAGCTCTGCGAAAGCCTCGGTCATCATGTCGAGGAGGCTTCGCCGCCGGTCGACAACGACGCGATGGTGCCCGCCTTCCTGGCGATCTGGTCGAGCGGCGCGGCGATGCAGATCGACGGCCTCGCCGCGATGACCGGGCAGGTGCCCGGCCCCGACACGCTCGAAGGGCTGACGCGCGGCCTCTATGCGATGGGCAAGGGCATCAGCGCGCCGCAGCTTTGGGGCGCGATCTTCCAGCTTCAGCAGATGGCGCGCGCGGTCGCCGCGTGGCATGCCGATTACGACGTCTGGCTGACCCCGACGCTCGGCGCGCCGCCGCCCCCGAACGGCAGCTTCCCGCTCGACAGCGACGATATCGCGGTCGGTTTCGGCGCGATGACCGACTATGTGCCCTTCACCGCGATCCAGAACGCGACCGGTCAGCCGGCGATCAACCTCCCGCTGTGGTGGACGCCCGATGGCTTGCCGATGGGAACACAGTTCGTCGGCCGCGTCGGCGAGGAGGCGCTGTTGCTTCAGCTCGCGACGCAACTTGAAGCCGCGCAGCCCTGGTTCGACCGGCGGCCGGTGCTTTAA
- a CDS encoding amidohydrolase family protein codes for MHDLVIRGGTVVDGSGGKPFVADVAVEGDRIVAVGQNLGAGREEIDAGGRIVTPGFVDVHTHYDGQATWDAEMAPSSWHGVTTVVMGNCGVGFAPAKPDRHDWLISLMEGVEDIPGTALAEGMSWEWETFPEYMDALEKLPRTVDVACHVPHGAVRAYVLGDREKPGAIPTDEDIAEMSRIVEEGVRAGALGFSTSRTVLHKSVDGELVPGTTATAEELVAIGRAMGRVGYGVFEMASDMKREWNEFQWMGDLSRETGLPVTFAALQSIAKELPLEEQISEMRKQNATGANIVAQIALRGNGVIMAWQGTVHPFRFKPAWAEIEGLPWDQQLAKLKDPAFKARMIGEPNVWPESDILDFLMVVAEGWPVHFEMDPDFNYEPRMDESVAHRAAAAGVSPSEYAYDLLMKDDGKGFIYFPILNYRDGNLNFLEDLQASDDTVNSLSDGGAHCGTICDAASPTFMLQHWVRDRKGNRIALEAAIKRQCRDTAMLYGLEDRGVLAPGYLADLNIIDMEALKLGKPWLAFDLPAGGKRLLQKAEGYVATIKSGVVTFKDGTMQGPTPGGVIRGPQRVELAIAAE; via the coding sequence ATGCATGATCTGGTGATTCGCGGCGGCACGGTCGTCGATGGGTCGGGCGGCAAGCCCTTCGTCGCGGACGTCGCGGTCGAGGGCGACCGCATCGTCGCGGTCGGTCAGAACCTCGGCGCGGGCCGCGAGGAGATCGACGCCGGCGGCCGGATCGTCACCCCCGGCTTCGTCGATGTTCACACCCATTATGACGGACAGGCGACGTGGGACGCCGAAATGGCGCCGTCGAGCTGGCACGGCGTCACCACCGTCGTCATGGGCAATTGCGGCGTCGGTTTCGCTCCGGCCAAGCCCGACCGCCACGACTGGCTGATTTCGTTGATGGAAGGCGTCGAGGATATTCCCGGCACCGCGCTCGCCGAGGGCATGTCGTGGGAATGGGAAACCTTCCCCGAATATATGGACGCGCTCGAAAAACTGCCACGCACCGTCGACGTCGCCTGCCACGTCCCGCACGGCGCGGTACGCGCCTATGTGCTCGGCGACCGCGAAAAGCCCGGCGCGATCCCGACCGACGAGGACATCGCCGAAATGTCGCGGATCGTCGAGGAAGGCGTGCGCGCGGGTGCGCTCGGCTTCTCGACTAGCCGCACCGTGCTCCACAAGTCGGTCGACGGCGAACTCGTCCCCGGCACCACCGCGACCGCCGAGGAACTGGTCGCGATCGGCCGCGCGATGGGCCGCGTCGGCTATGGCGTCTTCGAGATGGCGAGCGACATGAAACGCGAGTGGAACGAGTTCCAGTGGATGGGCGATCTCAGCCGCGAGACCGGCCTGCCGGTGACCTTTGCCGCGCTCCAGTCGATCGCCAAGGAACTGCCGCTCGAGGAACAGATTTCGGAGATGCGCAAGCAGAACGCGACGGGCGCCAACATCGTCGCGCAGATCGCGCTGCGCGGCAATGGCGTGATCATGGCGTGGCAGGGCACCGTCCACCCCTTCCGCTTCAAGCCTGCCTGGGCCGAGATCGAGGGGCTGCCGTGGGACCAGCAGCTTGCGAAGCTGAAGGACCCGGCCTTCAAAGCCCGCATGATCGGCGAACCCAATGTCTGGCCCGAAAGCGATATCCTCGATTTCCTGATGGTCGTTGCAGAGGGCTGGCCGGTGCATTTCGAGATGGACCCCGACTTCAACTACGAACCGCGCATGGACGAAAGCGTCGCGCATCGCGCTGCGGCGGCGGGCGTCTCGCCCTCCGAATATGCCTATGACCTGCTGATGAAGGACGACGGCAAGGGCTTCATCTATTTCCCGATTTTGAACTACCGCGACGGCAACCTCAATTTCCTCGAGGATCTGCAGGCGTCGGACGACACTGTGAACAGCCTGTCCGACGGCGGCGCGCATTGCGGGACGATCTGCGACGCCGCCTCGCCGACCTTCATGCTCCAGCATTGGGTGCGTGATCGCAAAGGGAACCGCATCGCGCTCGAAGCGGCGATCAAGCGCCAGTGCCGCGACACCGCGATGCTCTATGGGCTGGAGGATCGCGGCGTGCTCGCGCCGGGCTATCTCGCCGACCTCAACATCATCGACATGGAGGCGCTCAAGCTCGGCAAGCCGTGGCTCGCCTTCGATCTGCCCGCGGGCGGCAAGCGCCTGCTGCAAAAGGCCGAGGGCTATGTCGCGACGATCAAGTCGGGCGTCGTCACCTTCAAGGACGGCACGATGCAGGGCCCGACCCCCGGCGGCGTGATCCGCGGGCCCCAGCGCGTCGAACTGGCGATCGCGGCGGAGTGA
- a CDS encoding aminotransferase class V-fold PLP-dependent enzyme: MSGALLSEAVAGRFHLPPNATYLKSHSVGCQPRTAEDLLRRKLLAPWRETGEAWPDWLGAIDAWRAALAGLIGVEARDLCPATNVSAGLSRYLSALGTATRRRTILLAPSAFPTIGYVASGLEAAGWRVRYLPGDADVRDPASWIAALDDDVALVVAMHVSSNSGALTDIAAVAAAAKAAGARCIADCAQSVGVVPVTPAAWGVDAVLGTSVKWLCGGPGAAWLWVAPHDRTALSPMERGWWSHENPFEMDISAFRYAPDARRWWGGTPDVAPFILSATGIAEIAAIGVDRIRAHNRALQAMLRDALEARTPGWRWPAGDIGGTLCIDTGADQPRVAAALAAHGIGADFRGSVVRLSFHAYNGAGDVEAVARAFLP, translated from the coding sequence GTGAGCGGCGCGCTGCTGTCGGAAGCGGTCGCGGGCCGCTTCCACCTGCCGCCGAACGCCACCTATCTCAAGAGCCACAGCGTCGGCTGCCAGCCGCGCACAGCCGAGGATCTGCTGCGCCGGAAACTGCTGGCGCCGTGGCGCGAGACGGGCGAGGCGTGGCCCGACTGGCTCGGCGCGATCGATGCGTGGCGCGCGGCGCTGGCCGGGCTGATCGGGGTCGAGGCGCGCGACCTCTGCCCCGCAACCAACGTCAGCGCGGGCCTGTCGCGCTATCTCTCGGCGCTTGGGACAGCGACGAGGCGGCGCACGATCTTGCTCGCGCCGAGCGCCTTTCCGACGATCGGCTATGTCGCGAGCGGGCTCGAAGCGGCGGGGTGGAGGGTGCGCTACCTGCCCGGCGACGCCGACGTTCGCGATCCCGCGAGCTGGATCGCGGCGCTCGACGACGATGTCGCGCTCGTCGTTGCGATGCACGTCAGTTCGAACAGCGGTGCGCTCACCGACATCGCGGCGGTCGCGGCGGCGGCTAAGGCCGCAGGCGCGCGCTGCATCGCCGACTGCGCGCAGTCGGTCGGCGTGGTGCCGGTGACGCCCGCGGCGTGGGGCGTCGACGCGGTGCTCGGCACCAGCGTCAAATGGCTGTGCGGCGGCCCCGGCGCGGCGTGGCTGTGGGTCGCGCCGCACGACCGCACTGCGCTCTCGCCCATGGAGCGCGGCTGGTGGAGCCATGAAAATCCGTTCGAGATGGACATAAGCGCCTTCCGCTACGCCCCCGACGCGCGGCGCTGGTGGGGCGGTACCCCCGACGTCGCGCCGTTCATCCTGTCCGCCACGGGCATTGCCGAGATCGCGGCGATCGGGGTCGACCGAATCCGGGCGCATAATCGCGCTTTGCAGGCGATGCTGCGCGACGCGCTCGAAGCCCGGACGCCGGGGTGGCGCTGGCCGGCGGGCGACATCGGCGGGACGCTGTGCATCGACACCGGCGCCGATCAGCCGCGCGTGGCCGCGGCGCTCGCGGCGCACGGCATCGGCGCCGACTTTCGCGGATCAGTCGTTCGCCTGTCCTTCCACGCCTATAATGGCGCGGGGGACGTCGAAGCGGTCGCACGCGCCTTTCTGCCATAA
- a CDS encoding glycosyl transferase family protein, whose product MEPSSAWLQWLVAGAGHELMLFASVGILLIGIDDLLFDLLWLAMPRKVAAPPLGAESRPLDGRIAVFIPAWDEAEVLPATLRRMLAAWAGENVRLYVGCYPNDVATLFSVSPLVARDARLRLVVGETEGPTTKGDNLNRLWAALGEDERMEGRRFAAVVLHDAEDHVHADEIALYRRHLGDHAMVQIPVVPMVTGGSRWIGGHYGDEFAEAHGKELALRSRLGVPIPSAGVGCALTRNALSLLAIERGGYPFRADSLTEDYEVGMLIGAYGLRACFADSLTATGDRIVSRGGFPGSIEHAVRQKSRWIAGIALAGWDHLGWLGARFSGGEASRWRIWLARWMLWRDRRSPLAALVLLAAYLGLIASGLSLAGEALLGWESMPLGGGMRVLFTLNAALLLWRLAMRVHFTARWYGARQALLAVPRAFVANVIAMLAARRAVVLYWRMLRSGQVLWEKTEHRDGEAVPGRRAIRP is encoded by the coding sequence GTGGAGCCGTCGTCCGCATGGTTGCAATGGCTGGTCGCGGGGGCCGGCCACGAACTGATGCTGTTCGCATCGGTCGGGATTCTGCTGATCGGAATCGACGATCTGCTGTTCGATCTGTTGTGGCTTGCGATGCCGCGCAAGGTGGCGGCACCGCCGCTGGGGGCGGAAAGCAGGCCGCTCGACGGGCGGATCGCCGTTTTCATCCCGGCGTGGGACGAGGCAGAGGTGCTGCCTGCGACGCTCCGGCGTATGCTCGCGGCGTGGGCGGGCGAAAATGTTCGCCTCTATGTCGGCTGCTATCCCAACGACGTCGCGACGCTCTTTTCGGTTTCGCCGCTTGTCGCGCGCGATGCGCGGCTGCGCCTCGTCGTCGGGGAGACCGAGGGGCCGACGACCAAAGGCGACAATCTCAATCGCCTATGGGCCGCGCTCGGCGAGGATGAGCGGATGGAGGGACGGCGCTTCGCGGCGGTGGTGCTGCACGATGCGGAAGATCATGTCCACGCCGACGAAATCGCATTGTACCGCCGACATCTGGGCGACCATGCGATGGTCCAGATTCCCGTGGTGCCGATGGTGACCGGCGGGTCGCGATGGATCGGCGGCCATTATGGCGACGAGTTCGCGGAGGCGCACGGCAAGGAACTGGCGCTGCGCTCGCGCCTCGGGGTTCCGATCCCGTCGGCGGGGGTCGGCTGCGCCCTGACGCGCAATGCCCTGTCCTTGCTCGCGATCGAGCGCGGCGGCTACCCTTTTCGCGCCGACAGCCTGACCGAGGATTATGAGGTCGGAATGCTGATCGGTGCCTATGGCCTTCGCGCCTGTTTCGCCGACAGCCTGACCGCGACGGGGGACCGCATCGTCTCGCGCGGCGGCTTCCCGGGATCGATCGAGCATGCTGTACGGCAGAAATCGCGCTGGATCGCGGGCATCGCGCTTGCGGGTTGGGATCATCTCGGTTGGCTCGGCGCGCGTTTCTCGGGCGGCGAGGCATCGCGCTGGCGGATATGGCTCGCGCGCTGGATGCTGTGGCGCGATCGGCGTTCGCCGCTCGCCGCGCTGGTCCTGCTCGCCGCCTATCTGGGTCTGATCGCCAGCGGCCTGTCGCTTGCCGGCGAAGCGTTGCTGGGTTGGGAATCCATGCCGCTGGGTGGGGGGATGCGTGTGCTGTTCACGCTCAACGCCGCGCTGCTGCTGTGGCGCCTCGCGATGCGCGTTCATTTCACCGCGCGCTGGTATGGCGCGCGTCAGGCGCTGCTGGCGGTGCCGCGCGCCTTTGTCGCCAACGTCATCGCGATGTTGGCCGCGCGGCGGGCGGTTGTTCTTTACTGGCGGATGCTGCGGTCGGGGCAGGTGCTTTGGGAAAAGACCGAGCATCGGGACGGCGAGGCCGTGCCCGGGCGCCGGGCGATCCGGCCATGA
- a CDS encoding acyl-CoA dehydrogenase family protein — MDFAMPADLQAYLDELDAFIEAEIRPLELADDNIRFFDHRREHSRTDWDNQGLPRHEWEQLLKQATRKADAAGHWRFSAPKKYGGKDGSNLWMAVIREHFAAKGLGLHNDLQNEHSIVGNFPFVAMFEQFATSEEQKQEFILGGFEGKRRTAFGLTEPDHGSDATHMETRAVRETRDGVDGWLINGRKMWITGMHVATHCAAFCRTAGEDGDAKGITCLLVPTGTPGMTVDEYMWTFNMPTDHPRMTFTDVWVPDSARLGPVDGGLSIAQSFVHQNRIRQAASSLGAAVYCIEESVRYARERKPFGEALAKNQAIQFPLVELATQAEMLRLLIRKTAWDMDNTPHKEIERTLSDKVSMCNYWANRLVCEAADRAMQVHGGIGYSRHKPFEHIYRHHRRYRITEGAEEIQMRKVAAYLFGYMGPRRETLGKI, encoded by the coding sequence ATGGATTTTGCGATGCCCGCCGACTTGCAGGCCTATCTGGACGAACTCGACGCCTTCATCGAAGCCGAGATCAGGCCGCTCGAACTGGCTGACGACAATATCCGCTTCTTCGATCACCGCCGCGAGCATAGCCGCACCGACTGGGACAATCAGGGGCTGCCGCGCCACGAGTGGGAACAGCTTTTGAAGCAGGCGACGCGCAAGGCCGACGCGGCGGGGCACTGGCGTTTTTCGGCGCCGAAGAAATATGGCGGCAAGGACGGGTCGAACCTGTGGATGGCGGTGATCCGCGAGCATTTCGCGGCGAAGGGCCTCGGCCTCCACAACGACCTCCAGAACGAGCATAGCATTGTCGGCAATTTCCCCTTCGTCGCGATGTTCGAGCAGTTCGCGACGAGCGAGGAACAGAAGCAGGAGTTCATCCTCGGCGGCTTCGAGGGCAAGCGCCGCACCGCCTTCGGCCTCACCGAGCCCGATCACGGCAGCGATGCGACACATATGGAAACGCGCGCGGTGCGCGAGACGCGGGATGGCGTTGACGGCTGGCTGATCAACGGGCGCAAGATGTGGATCACCGGGATGCATGTCGCGACGCATTGCGCCGCCTTCTGCCGCACCGCGGGCGAGGACGGCGATGCGAAGGGCATCACCTGCCTGCTCGTGCCGACGGGCACGCCGGGCATGACGGTCGACGAATATATGTGGACTTTCAACATGCCGACCGACCATCCGCGTATGACCTTCACCGACGTCTGGGTGCCCGACAGCGCGCGGCTGGGGCCGGTCGATGGCGGCCTGTCGATCGCGCAGAGCTTCGTCCACCAGAATCGCATCCGCCAGGCGGCAAGCTCGCTCGGCGCCGCGGTTTATTGCATCGAGGAAAGCGTGCGCTACGCGCGGGAGAGGAAGCCTTTCGGCGAGGCGCTGGCGAAGAATCAGGCGATCCAGTTCCCGCTCGTCGAACTCGCGACGCAGGCCGAAATGCTGCGCCTGCTGATCCGCAAGACCGCGTGGGACATGGACAACACCCCGCACAAGGAGATCGAGCGCACGCTGTCGGACAAGGTCAGCATGTGCAACTACTGGGCGAACCGCCTCGTCTGCGAAGCCGCCGACCGCGCGATGCAGGTGCACGGCGGCATCGGCTATTCGCGGCACAAGCCGTTCGAGCATATCTATCGCCACCATCGCCGCTATCGGATCACCGAGGGGGCGGAGGAAATCCAGATGCGCAAGGTCGCCGCCTATCTCTTCGGCTATATGGGGCCGCGCAGGGAGACGCTGGGGAAAATCTGA
- a CDS encoding cupin domain-containing protein translates to MAEADRARDAAPSRIFRAGDAPDLNETDKMTLAGLTPIVEAGIGRWVAAGVGEGNVTKVLFSLPHMSLTYAWFKSGFALPLHSHDADCLYYIIAGSLKLGTEELGAGDGFFVGSDVPYSYKPGPEGVEVLEFRTVERFDMKFQGRTEAYWDKVVAGMDAARPRWDTERPPSARA, encoded by the coding sequence ATGGCCGAGGCCGATCGCGCGCGGGACGCGGCGCCGTCCCGGATTTTCCGGGCCGGCGACGCGCCCGACCTCAACGAAACCGACAAGATGACGCTCGCCGGGCTGACCCCGATCGTCGAAGCCGGCATCGGCCGCTGGGTCGCGGCGGGCGTCGGCGAAGGGAACGTCACCAAAGTGCTGTTCTCGCTCCCGCATATGAGCCTGACCTACGCCTGGTTCAAAAGCGGCTTCGCGCTGCCGCTGCACAGCCATGATGCGGACTGTCTCTATTATATCATCGCGGGTTCGCTGAAGCTCGGGACCGAGGAGCTCGGCGCGGGCGACGGCTTTTTCGTCGGCAGCGACGTCCCCTATAGCTACAAACCGGGGCCCGAAGGCGTCGAAGTGCTCGAATTCCGCACGGTCGAGCGTTTCGACATGAAGTTCCAGGGGCGGACCGAGGCCTATTGGGACAAGGTCGTCGCCGGAATGGACGCCGCGCGGCCCCGCTGGGACACGGAAAGGCCGCCTTCGGCGCGGGCTTAG
- a CDS encoding class I SAM-dependent methyltransferase produces MIRPLTLALLLAVAAPSAIAQPSPAPDYSAALADPARPATDQARDAARKPAELLAFAGVKPGQAVGDFVMGGGYLTRILAGAVGPEGKVYAFQPAEFIAFKKQYGDDQAAIDAAYANVDAVAGPFAAPAFPVPLDTIITVQNFHDLYLKPFPEGTGDEASAALFAALKPGGTLVVVDHSAADGSGTTLSDSLHRIDKAAVVAALTKAGFTLEAESDLYKQPDDPRTANVFDPAIRGKTDQFTLRFRKPA; encoded by the coding sequence ATGATCCGCCCGCTGACCCTCGCCCTGCTGCTCGCCGTCGCCGCGCCATCGGCCATCGCGCAGCCGTCGCCCGCTCCCGATTACAGCGCCGCGCTCGCCGATCCGGCACGCCCCGCCACCGATCAGGCACGCGACGCCGCGCGCAAGCCCGCCGAACTGCTCGCCTTCGCGGGCGTGAAGCCGGGGCAAGCGGTTGGTGACTTTGTGATGGGCGGCGGCTATCTGACCCGCATTCTCGCGGGCGCGGTCGGGCCGGAGGGCAAGGTTTACGCCTTCCAGCCCGCCGAGTTCATTGCCTTCAAGAAGCAATATGGCGACGATCAGGCCGCGATCGACGCCGCCTATGCCAATGTCGACGCGGTCGCGGGGCCGTTCGCGGCGCCGGCCTTTCCGGTGCCGCTCGACACGATCATCACCGTGCAGAATTTCCACGACCTCTATCTGAAACCCTTCCCCGAAGGCACCGGCGACGAGGCGAGCGCGGCGCTGTTCGCGGCGCTGAAGCCCGGCGGGACGCTCGTCGTCGTCGATCATAGCGCGGCGGACGGCAGCGGCACGACGCTGTCCGACAGCCTGCACCGCATCGACAAGGCGGCGGTCGTCGCGGCGCTCACCAAGGCAGGGTTCACGCTCGAAGCGGAGAGCGATCTCTACAAGCAGCCCGACGACCCGCGCACCGCCAACGTCTTCGATCCCGCCATTCGCGGCAAGACCGACCAGTTCACCTTGCGCTTCCGCAAGCCCGCATGA
- a CDS encoding alkylphosphonate utilization protein, with the protein MNNNDEDYVYDEASGEWLPASEARERAAAANALPEARDAVGNVLSDGDSVVLIKDLPVKGAGQTLKVGTVIKSIRLTADPEEIDCRYEGIKGLVLRTEFVRKR; encoded by the coding sequence ATGAACAACAACGACGAAGACTATGTCTATGACGAGGCGAGCGGCGAATGGCTGCCCGCCAGCGAAGCGCGCGAACGGGCGGCGGCCGCCAATGCGCTGCCCGAAGCCAGGGACGCCGTCGGCAATGTGCTGAGCGACGGCGACTCGGTCGTCCTCATCAAGGATCTGCCGGTGAAGGGCGCGGGGCAGACGCTGAAGGTCGGCACCGTGATCAAGTCGATCCGGTTGACCGCCGATCCCGAAGAGATCGACTGCCGCTACGAGGGGATCAAGGGGCTGGTGCTGCGGACGGAGTTCGTGCGCAAGCGTTAA
- the nhaA gene encoding Na+/H+ antiporter NhaA: protein MSSNSASRSVLRDFLASESAGGILLIFAAILAMIVANSALGESYHHLVHAETGPVLSDKLGPMTVHLWINDGLMAIFFLLVGLEIKREFVDGRLASWDRRRLPFIAAAAGMAVPALLYMLFAGSTPGLAQGWAIPAATDIAFAMGVLALLGRRAPTSLKLFLVTVAIVDDMGAVAIIALFYTATIDLAALGAAAALLGMMFACNRGGVRHLSVYLLLFACLWYAMLLSGVHATIAGVLAAMTIPLDRTPGAPDSAASPLHRLEHALHPWVAFAIVPVFGFVNAGVDIRGLGSEQLLSPLPLGIAAGLFLGKQIGIFGSVWLAVKLGIAGRLRGTTWRQVHAVAVLCGIGFTMSLFIGGLAFPGAPELIDEAKIGVLAGSLAAALIGYALLRLAPMHPDHDVIEAASEGEIVADGDVHDTSETLT from the coding sequence ATGTCCAGCAATTCAGCCTCTCGCTCCGTCCTGCGCGACTTTCTCGCGAGCGAAAGCGCGGGCGGGATACTGCTGATTTTCGCAGCCATATTGGCGATGATTGTCGCGAATTCGGCGCTGGGCGAATCCTATCACCATCTGGTTCACGCAGAGACCGGCCCGGTGCTCAGCGACAAGCTGGGGCCGATGACGGTCCATTTGTGGATCAACGACGGGCTGATGGCGATCTTCTTCCTGCTCGTCGGGCTCGAGATCAAGCGCGAGTTCGTCGACGGCCGCCTCGCGAGTTGGGACCGGCGGCGGCTTCCCTTCATTGCCGCCGCCGCGGGAATGGCGGTGCCCGCGCTGCTCTATATGCTCTTCGCAGGGAGCACGCCGGGGCTCGCGCAAGGGTGGGCGATCCCCGCCGCGACCGACATCGCCTTTGCCATGGGGGTGCTCGCGCTGCTCGGCAGGCGCGCGCCGACCTCACTCAAGCTGTTCCTCGTCACCGTCGCGATCGTCGACGACATGGGGGCGGTGGCGATCATCGCGCTTTTCTATACCGCGACGATCGACCTTGCCGCGCTCGGCGCCGCAGCGGCGCTGCTCGGCATGATGTTTGCCTGCAATCGCGGCGGTGTCCGGCATCTGTCCGTCTATCTGCTGCTCTTCGCCTGCCTCTGGTATGCGATGCTGCTGTCGGGGGTTCATGCGACGATCGCGGGGGTGCTCGCGGCGATGACGATCCCGCTCGACCGCACGCCCGGCGCGCCCGACAGCGCCGCCTCGCCGCTCCACCGGCTCGAACATGCGCTGCACCCGTGGGTCGCCTTCGCGATCGTCCCCGTCTTCGGCTTCGTCAACGCCGGGGTCGATATTCGCGGCCTCGGCAGCGAGCAATTGCTGTCGCCGCTGCCGCTCGGCATCGCCGCCGGGCTGTTCCTCGGCAAGCAGATCGGCATTTTCGGCAGCGTCTGGCTGGCGGTGAAGCTCGGCATCGCGGGCCGGCTGCGCGGCACGACCTGGCGGCAGGTCCACGCTGTCGCGGTGCTCTGCGGCATCGGCTTCACGATGAGCCTGTTCATCGGCGGCCTCGCCTTTCCGGGCGCACCCGAACTGATCGACGAGGCAAAGATCGGCGTGCTCGCGGGATCGCTCGCCGCCGCGCTCATCGGCTATGCGCTGCTGCGCTTGGCGCCGATGCACCCCGATCACGACGTGATCGAAGCCGCGAGCGAAGGCGAGATCGTTGCCGACGGCGACGTGCACGACACGTCGGAAACGCTCACATGA